A genome region from Mercenaria mercenaria strain notata chromosome 11, MADL_Memer_1, whole genome shotgun sequence includes the following:
- the LOC123532676 gene encoding uncharacterized protein LOC123532676 has product MFSIFSFVSVCCFLVNADDGLNSDTKRLVLHSELDLAHEVATLRQELKQYKDEIQNLTSRLNEKDTQIAKLEAASGSGSSYVRWGRTTCPGNGTDIVYSGYMGTASNDFKVGTGSNYLCLSEKPQWDHYEDSIESLGKIAGVEYQFVNHRGNGASNFFGYNVYNDNAPCAVCHTRRSSSIMIPGRMDCYSGWTKEYNGYLVSGWVGQSHDSEFICLDRRPETVVGGKTDDDEARLFFVEAVCGKSLECPPYIHGRELTCVVCSK; this is encoded by the exons atgttttcaatatttagtTTTGTGTCAGTTTGTTGTTTCTTAGTTAACGCTGATGATGGGTTAAATTCTGACACCAAACGTCTGGTTCTGCATAGTGAGCTGGATTTAGCGCATGAAGTCGCTACTCTTAGACAAGAGCTTAAGCAATACAAGGACGAAATCCAGAATCTAACGTCACGACTGAACGAGAAAGATACACAGATAGCTAAACTTGAAGCAGCTTCAG gtTCTGGGTCATCCTACGTAAGATGGGGCCGCACCACCTGTCCAGGAAATGGAACTGACATAGTTTATTCAG GTTACATGGGCACGGCTTCAAACGATTTTAAAGTTGGTACTGGCTCTAACTACCTTTGCCTTTCTGAGAAGCCGCAGTGGGACCATTACGAGGACTCTATAGAAAGCCTGGGTAAAATCGCTGGGGTAGAATATCAGTTCGTGAATCACCGTGGAAATGGCGCGAGCAATTTCTTTGGGTATAATGTATACAATGATAATGCTCCGTGCGCCGTGTGCCACACTCGGAGAAGCTCGAGTATCATGATACCGGGAAGAATGGACTGTTATAGTGGCTGGACAAAGGAATACAACGGGTATCTAGTGAGTGGATGGGTAGGACAGAGTCACGATTCGGAGTTTATTTGTCTAGACCGGAGACCGGAAACAGTGGTTGGTGGGAAAACGGATGACGATGAGGCCAGACTATTTTTTGTGGAAGCCGTCTGTGGGAAGAGTCTAGAGTGTCCACCTTACATCCACGGTCGCGAACTAACTTGTGTTGTCtgttcaaaataa